From one Amycolatopsis sp. FDAARGOS 1241 genomic stretch:
- a CDS encoding ABC transporter ATP-binding protein — translation MKRLPLASRRDVRRWAVRTAAEHRREFSVMLGLFCLATLIGLAGPQLLGLLVQGVVDGGSGTRVDLLAAGFVVALVLQAWAKKAARFRGRMFGERVLAQTRERFVANSLSLPLGTVEAAGTGDLLSRATSDISRLDHAVRFAAPEILIAVVTVLLTTAAMIITSPLLALALLVALPLLVPVNVWYQRRIPTLMAWMLDRWGDLQSATHETVEGARTTEALSLTERRVRVGRDALDQAILGERRMRALQLRWLPSLEISYVLPIAALLLIGVFAYSHGWADLGTITTMLAYAQAMTAPLNEALFWMEDLQVALAAARRILGVQPAPSRASVSAAPAGRDIEVRDVRFGYTADREVLHGIDLVVPRGERLAIVGPSGAGKSTLGRLLAGISAPSSGSILVGGTEVSSLAEDVLRGEVLLLTQEHHTFSGSLRENLSLPARQDGGEWTDGELLAALSSAGASTWFSTLPDGLDTKLGSGAYAVPAALAQQLALARVVLADPHTLVLDEATSLLDTGSARELERSLNAVLAGRTVIAIAHRLHTAAAADRVAVVEGGRITELGSHAELMAASGPYARLVAAAS, via the coding sequence GTGAAGCGGCTCCCCCTCGCGTCGAGGCGCGACGTGCGGCGCTGGGCAGTGCGCACGGCCGCCGAGCACCGGCGGGAGTTCTCGGTGATGCTCGGGCTGTTCTGCCTGGCGACGCTGATCGGGCTGGCCGGGCCGCAGCTGCTCGGCCTGCTCGTGCAGGGCGTGGTCGACGGCGGCAGCGGGACCCGCGTCGACCTGCTGGCGGCCGGGTTCGTCGTGGCGCTGGTGCTGCAGGCGTGGGCCAAGAAGGCGGCCCGGTTTCGCGGGCGGATGTTCGGCGAGCGCGTGCTCGCGCAGACGCGTGAACGGTTCGTCGCCAACTCGCTGAGCCTGCCGCTGGGCACGGTCGAGGCCGCCGGCACCGGCGACCTGCTCAGCCGCGCGACGAGCGACATCAGCCGGCTCGACCACGCCGTGCGCTTCGCGGCGCCGGAGATCCTGATCGCCGTGGTCACGGTGCTGCTGACCACGGCCGCGATGATCATCACGTCGCCGCTGCTGGCGTTGGCGCTGCTCGTGGCGCTGCCGCTGCTGGTACCGGTGAACGTCTGGTACCAGCGGCGGATCCCGACGCTGATGGCCTGGATGCTCGACCGCTGGGGCGACCTGCAGTCGGCCACGCACGAGACCGTGGAGGGCGCGCGCACCACCGAGGCGCTGAGCCTGACCGAACGCCGGGTGCGCGTCGGCCGGGACGCGCTGGACCAGGCGATCCTGGGCGAGCGGCGGATGCGGGCACTGCAGCTGCGGTGGCTGCCGTCGCTGGAGATCAGCTACGTGCTGCCGATCGCGGCGCTGCTGCTGATCGGCGTGTTCGCGTACTCGCACGGCTGGGCGGACCTGGGCACGATCACGACGATGCTCGCGTACGCGCAGGCCATGACGGCGCCGTTGAACGAGGCGCTGTTCTGGATGGAGGACCTGCAGGTGGCGCTGGCCGCCGCGCGCCGGATTCTCGGCGTACAGCCGGCGCCTTCGCGGGCTTCGGTTTCGGCCGCCCCGGCGGGCCGCGACATCGAGGTGCGCGACGTGCGCTTCGGGTACACGGCCGACCGCGAGGTGCTGCACGGCATCGACCTGGTCGTGCCACGCGGGGAGCGGCTGGCGATCGTCGGTCCGTCGGGTGCCGGGAAGTCGACCCTGGGACGTTTGCTGGCCGGGATCTCGGCGCCGTCGTCGGGATCGATCCTGGTGGGTGGCACGGAGGTGTCGTCCCTGGCGGAGGACGTGCTGCGCGGTGAGGTGCTGCTGCTGACGCAGGAGCACCACACGTTCTCCGGTTCCCTGCGGGAAAACCTGTCACTGCCGGCGCGGCAGGACGGCGGCGAGTGGACCGACGGCGAACTGCTGGCCGCGTTGTCGTCGGCCGGTGCTTCGACGTGGTTTTCGACGCTGCCGGACGGGCTGGACACCAAGCTGGGTTCGGGCGCGTACGCGGTTCCGGCGGCGCTGGCGCAGCAGCTGGCGCTGGCGCGCGTGGTGCTCGCGGACCCGCACACACTGGTGCTCGACGAGGCGACTTCGTTGCTGGACACGGGATCCGCCCGTGAGCTGGAGCGGTCGTTGAACGCGGTGCTGGCGGGGCGCACCGTCATCGCGATCGCGCACCGGCTGCACACAGCCGCGGCGGCGGACCGGGTCGCGGTCGTCGAGGGCGGACGGATCACGGAGCTGGGTTCGCACGCCGAGCTGATGGCCGCTTCGGGCCCGTACGCGCGGTTGGTGGCGGCGGCGTCGTAA